Proteins co-encoded in one Candidatus Glassbacteria bacterium genomic window:
- a CDS encoding DUF5131 family protein, whose amino-acid sequence MRKRKHNAIGWCHETRNPITGCDKWCSYCYVARDDQPKMKFFWPKGYKPTEAEKEARRQEIMKPTFHPDQLAKMKKELATTEPSRVFVGSCADMFGNWIKPGADVSPVHVLQVLEVCAGLPQHRFLFLTKNPVGYAQYEFPENCWCGTSVTGERKTNDRIKVLMDSVPERRFVSIEPFVGGVLPVDAFHADWIIVGGLTGKNPQKPNDSLMWAVVELSKEWGKPVFIKDNAGNGPQQLPEGLGVD is encoded by the coding sequence ATGAGAAAACGTAAACACAACGCAATCGGCTGGTGTCACGAAACGAGAAATCCGATTACGGGTTGTGACAAATGGTGCTCTTACTGCTATGTGGCGAGGGACGATCAGCCGAAGATGAAGTTTTTCTGGCCGAAAGGCTACAAGCCTACCGAGGCTGAAAAAGAGGCCCGCCGGCAGGAAATAATGAAGCCGACTTTTCATCCTGACCAGCTGGCAAAAATGAAGAAAGAGCTGGCAACAACAGAACCCTCCAGGGTATTTGTCGGCTCCTGCGCGGATATGTTCGGCAACTGGATCAAGCCGGGGGCTGACGTTTCGCCCGTTCATGTGCTCCAGGTGCTTGAGGTCTGCGCTGGCTTGCCACAGCATCGGTTCCTGTTCCTGACCAAGAACCCGGTCGGCTACGCACAGTACGAGTTTCCCGAAAACTGCTGGTGCGGAACGAGTGTAACGGGAGAAAGAAAAACGAATGACCGCATTAAGGTATTGATGGATTCTGTTCCAGAGCGGCGATTTGTGTCAATTGAGCCCTTTGTCGGTGGCGTTCTACCGGTCGATGCTTTTCATGCTGACTGGATTATTGTGGGCGGGCTGACCGGCAAAAATCCTCAGAAGCCCAACGATTCGCTAATGTGGGCGGTTGTGGAATTGTCTAAAGAGTGGGGAAAGCCTGTTTTCATCAAGGACAACGCCGGGAACGGCCCACAGCAGCTCCCCGAAGGATTGGGGGTAGACTGA